CCACAAAGGGTGCCAATGCCATAATGAGCATCGAAATTCTAGCGCCAATTACAACATAGGCCTGAAATAGTAGAAGATCACCAAGGACAAATCCAACGATTCCGGAAATTGAGAGCCAAAACCATTGCTCTGCCGTAGCGTCGATGGGAAAAGGTAAGCCTCTTACCGCAAAGTTGTAAAGCGTAAGGAAGGTAAATGCAATCACTAGTCGTATCAGGTTTACTGAAAGCGATCCAACCTTTTTGCCGGCAATTTCGAATGAGATGGCGGTTATGGTCCAGAAAAAGGCTGTTGCTAATGCTGCAATTTCGCCAATATGGGTTGTGGGCATACAATTCTAGGTTTTGTTTGATTTAGTGAATTAAAAAAGTTTACCTTTGATTACTGAGAACTTTGTTGGTTTAAAGCATAAAGGATTTAGTTATGAACAAGCTGGCTCGATATGTAATTGGCATTACTTTAACTGCGGTTATATGCTTTCTTGTTTGGTATTTCCAGGGAATTGTTGCCTATATTCTTATCTCTGCTGTACTGTCATTAATTGGTAAGCCTTTGGTCGATTTATTGGGAAAAGTTCCTATCTATCGGTGGCGAATTCCTCGGGCTTTAAGCGCCGCTGTTACTCTTATGCTTTTGTGGTTTGTTATAGTATTGTTTTTCAGGATATTTATACCGCTTGTAGCCAACCAAGCTACCCAACTTTCGAGTGTGAATATACCAATGCTTGTGGAAACATTTAGCAAGCCTATTGCCGGAGTTGAGCGATTCATTCAAGAAAATATTCCCGCGGCTTCGAGCGGTTTTTCTGTGGACGTTCTTATTGAGCAGCGGATAAGTTCAGTTTTGAATGTTGCCATGCTCACGAATCTCTTTTCTAGTATAGCTTCTATGCTGGGGAACTTGTTTGTGGCGGCTTTTTCAATCTCCTTTATTACGTTCTTCTTTCTAAAGGATGATAAGCTGTTTTTTGAGGGATTGTTGCTCGTCTTTCCCGAAAAGTATGAAGAAAATGTAACTCGTGCCTTAGATTCGATTAAGAATCTTCTTACTCGATATTTTATTGGTATCGTGCTTGATGTGTTGTGCATAATTACGCTGGTTACCGTGGGGCATACCATTGTGGGCATACCTTTTACGCAAGCATTGGTGATTGGACTCCTTGCCGGTGTGCTAAATGTAATACCTTACGTTGGGCCTATCTTAGCCGCTTTATTAGGCATTTTGATAGGTGTGGCCACAAACTTGGAAACACACAGTTCTACGCAATTGGTACACTTGGCCATTTCGATGGGCATTGTTTACATTGTTGTGGATGCAATTGATGCCTTTTTCTTTCAGCCATTTATTTACTCTAGTAGTGTAAATGCACACCCGCTAGAGATTTTTTTAGTTATTTTAGTGGCGGGAAGTGTCGCTGGAATAGCCGGAATGCTATTGGCTATCCCTTTTTATACTGTACTACGGGTGTTTGCCAAAGAATTTTTTTATAATTTTAGAGTTGTAAAAAAACTGACGGGCCGGTTTAGTTGATTCGTCAAGAAAATATATGGTTACCATTTAATTAAAGTTTCGATGGATAAAAGAATAGTGTTTACCTACATATTTTTGCTCATAGTGGTGGGGGCCAAATCGCAAACTGCCAACTTTAATGTTAAGCAGATTGGTTTAAGTGTTGACTGTAAGCCCATAATTGAATTTTCTGTAATTGCCCCTGTCGTTTCATCAACTTATGCTTGGGATTTTGGTGATGGGAATATGGGCACAGGGACTACGGTCACTAATACTTATGTTGCAAAAGGTGCCTATAATGTTACTGCTGTTGTCGATGGTGATGTTGCTAACCAGTTAACGGAATCTATTAAGCCGTGGGAAATGATTATTTCTGCCACGCGCGATAATACTACTTTCGGCCTGTCTACATACGCTTACCGCATTGGATGTCCAATACTTGCTTCCCCAAGTGGTTATACCTTTAACTGGTCAGTTGATGATGTTCCTTTAGTTCCTGCAATTACCGATTCGGAATTTGCCTATACCTTTCCCGCGGCAGGAGGTTACAAAGTAAATGTAATAGTTACTTCAACGGCCCCTCCAGGATGCACGTTCTCATCAGATAAAAGTGTCGTGGTTGAAGATTCTCTTTCGGTACCAAACGTTTTCTCGCCCGATGGAGATGGAGTAAAT
This window of the Williamwhitmania taraxaci genome carries:
- a CDS encoding AI-2E family transporter yields the protein MNKLARYVIGITLTAVICFLVWYFQGIVAYILISAVLSLIGKPLVDLLGKVPIYRWRIPRALSAAVTLMLLWFVIVLFFRIFIPLVANQATQLSSVNIPMLVETFSKPIAGVERFIQENIPAASSGFSVDVLIEQRISSVLNVAMLTNLFSSIASMLGNLFVAAFSISFITFFFLKDDKLFFEGLLLVFPEKYEENVTRALDSIKNLLTRYFIGIVLDVLCIITLVTVGHTIVGIPFTQALVIGLLAGVLNVIPYVGPILAALLGILIGVATNLETHSSTQLVHLAISMGIVYIVVDAIDAFFFQPFIYSSSVNAHPLEIFLVILVAGSVAGIAGMLLAIPFYTVLRVFAKEFFYNFRVVKKLTGRFS
- a CDS encoding T9SS type B sorting domain-containing protein, with protein sequence MDKRIVFTYIFLLIVVGAKSQTANFNVKQIGLSVDCKPIIEFSVIAPVVSSTYAWDFGDGNMGTGTTVTNTYVAKGAYNVTAVVDGDVANQLTESIKPWEMIISATRDNTTFGLSTYAYRIGCPILASPSGYTFNWSVDDVPLVPAITDSEFAYTFPAAGGYKVNVIVTSTAPPGCTFSSDKSVVVEDSLSVPNVFSPDGDGVNDVWSIVSNGKDKLSVKIYSRAGALVYEEHAAVVRWDGKTLFGQELIDGVYYYVVDRDDKVLAPQKGFLYLFRGK